Below is a genomic region from Brassica oleracea var. oleracea cultivar TO1000 chromosome C9, BOL, whole genome shotgun sequence.
AATAATAAATTGTCATTTATTAAATGATTAAATGTAAACATACAAAATTAAACATCTTCATCATTACCAAATTTGTTCCAAATATTGTCAATCAAATCATTTTTTAATTGTTCATGTATACGCCTATCACGAACATGATTCCGTACGCCAAGCATATTACCGAGATTTGAAGGCATGTCGGTAGAATATGACATATCCACCTGTGAACTCCTACTCGAGTCTCCTTCTTCAAACGCAGATGGAAAGTACAAACTGCGGAGTAAATGTTTTCAAAGCATAGGAATCAAATCCGTTTTCAAACTACAAAGTTACCGATAGTCCTATCCGTTTCAATTCTAACTGCTAATTTTAAACTAGAGAGTTAAAGAAGACATGTAACTTTAAACACTAACCTCAGAGGACTCTCTCAAGGTCAGACACACGCCTAAGCAACATCCTCACCTGGGCCTGAACAGACATCAGAGAAACAAAACAATAGGTTAGAATGACATACAAACAACTATCAAGTTTTGATTCTGTTAACATAGAAACTCACCTTTAGTTCGTCGCATTCTCTGAGAAGCTTCTCATGCTCGTGAACCCTTATTTTGAGCCTCTCCACCTCTTGTTGCACACCCATAACCCATGGCTGCCTAAAATGCATCCCGTCATTCTGCCAAAGAAGAATAAACTTTGTCAAACAGCAATGGATCCAAAAAAAAATATTTCAAACAGCAATTGATCAAACAGCAAGAGACATAACACTTCAAACCTCGAAGTCTTTGCAGATGAAGTATCTTTTCCCTGGGAGGTAGTCATATGTATCCTCTTCATCTACGGATTCCTTCGTGATTTATCCACAGGGGCACAATTTGGGAATCCCTTGTTGCGCATCTGCAACGAAATGGAGCATGTCGTAGTGTGCTTTGCGTGCCTTCATATCTCGCAGTTCTTCCTCCATTTCACAACCTGCGAGAAGAAATTTTTTTTAAGATTTACTGGATTGTAACCATTCAAAACAGATAACCTATTATAATCAAACTAGACGAATTTCATTCAAAAAACTTGGAAGAAGAAATAATCAAACCCAGACGAAAACCCTTAATCAATTATCACCTCAATTCCGAACCTTTAATCGCGAAGAAAACACCAAACAAGTGAATCGAGAAGAAGAAAATAGCTAACCCAGACGAAAACCCTAATCCGATAAAATCCCCAATTCGATTAGAAACCCTAAATCTATTTAAACCCAACAATCGAACCCTAAAAAACTGATGAAATAAACATGCATCCACTCCAGAAGGAAAGAAATTGAACAAAGAGCTCGGATTTACCTTCAACAAAGACGCTCTCTTATCGCCTCTTGTATCCCCTTTCTTATTGCGTCTCGTGTTTTTTTTTTCAGTTGCTCGCGAAAGTGAATGATTTTTATTTTTAAGCACAAAAAATGCTAATGGCTTATTTAATAATACGATTTAAACATTTCAAACAACATTTCAAAAAATGCGTAATGACTATCGAAGTGAAGATGGTGATTCTATTTCTTATCATTACAAACAGATAAAAGAAGGAGGATTATAATTTCTAACCTGAACCAATTATAGAAAGAGGATATTTGTTGACAGAATAATGAGTTACAGAGAGTCTTGGATTAAGGAAAATAAGATAATGATCAAACTGTTCTGAGAACAAGAAGAGAACAAGCAGAAGAACTGGTTTTCTTAACAAGATTTAGAAAAAGCGTGAGTACAAGAAGAGACACTACAAACTGACTTATAAAGGCAACTTGGAAATACAAAGAAACAACGAAACAGACACCCGTGACTTGGTGCACATGAAAATAGGAAAGCAAGACAGAAACACATAACCCGTGACTTGGTTCAGATACAAAGCAACACATAAACTAAGAACCCGTGAATGAACAAGGAAGAGACACCATCTTTTGTCTTCATCTGGTACATGGTCTTCAGCTTTACCTGAAACAGAGAATAGGAGATGAGTTAGTAAAGTAAACACTAGTTCCAAACTTCTAATGCAAACATCACTAAAGCTAACAAACCATCAATCATGACAACATTTCAGACAAAAGTTTCATTTTGAGAGCTAATTCCATCTCAGAGAGAGGCTCGGGCTTTGCAAGTAAACTTTCTAGCAAACTTTGCTTGGAGATTTGTTTTTTCATCTCCAACAGTCCTTGTAGCTTCGCCAATTATTCTTCTTCTTTTCCCGTTTTATGCCTCTTCCCCGCAGCCTTAGCAGCTTTAACCCCTATTGGTCTCTCTTCTGGCTCTGGAACTGGAGAATCCACTGGTTTCCGCTTGTCTTTGTCCTTCTCCAAATACGTTGATCACCATTTAACATCGTGCCTAAGCTCCCGCCAGGCATGTTCCAAGTTGAACTTCATGTTCTGGTCACTGTAGAAGATATCCAACGCTTGTTTCATCAGATCGTCCTCATTTTGCCCGCTTCTCTGCTCCCTCAGTGCCATGTCGTAGCATCCAGCAAACTTATAGACCAAATCATTGATCCTAGCCCATCTTTGCTTGCATTGACCTAGTTCTCTTGGCACTGTCCCAACCAGGAGAGGACTGGAGTTGTAGTACTCGACAATCCTCTTCCAGAAGGCACCAGCTTTTTGTTCATTACTCACTATTGAATCTTTGCTGGTGTTGAGCCAAGCACCTATGAGGATTATATCCTCCTTCACAGACCACTTTCTCCTCTCTTTAACACTAGACTCTTCAGGACATTGGCTACTAAAGAAAGGAGTTTCTAATGAGTCAAGGTCGACTGATCCTTGACTCGCTAAGAGGTTAACAAAACTAGGGGACCTTGCCATTTAGGAGGAACTCTCAGTGATTCTCTACTAGAATCAGAGAGGATTAAATAAGGGATTCAACATTGAATCCTAGTAGAAAAATTTCAAATCAGAACAGCTAGAGACAATTAAATGCAATTTTACTTTGCAAGATGCAGTTACGGTAAATTTAATGGTGGTTTAGTGTGCATTTATAACTACCAAGTTGGAAAGTATAAACTGCAAAGTAAATGTTTTCAAAGCATAGGAATCAAATCCGTTTTCAAACTACAAAGTTACCGATAGTCCTATCCGTTTCAATTCTAACTGCTAATTTTAAACTAGAGAGTTAAAGAAGACATGTAACTTTAAACACTAACCTCAGAGGACTCTCTCAAGGTCAGACACACGCCTAAGCAACATCCTCACCTGGGCCTGAACAGACATCAGAGAAACAAAACAATAGGTTAGAATGACATACAAACAACTATCAAGTTTTGATTCTGTTAACATAGAAACTCACCTTTAGTTCGTCGCATTCTCTGAGAAGCTTCTCATGCTCGTGAACCCTTATTTTGAGCCTCTCCACCTCTTGTTGCACACCCATAACCCATGGCTGCCTAAAATGCATCCCGTCATTCTGCCAAAGAAGAATAAACTTTGTCAAACAGCAATGGATCCAAAAAAAATATATTTCAAACAGCATTTGATCAAACAGCAAGAGACATAACACTTCAAACCTCGAAGTCTTTGCAGATGAAGTATCTTTTCCCTGGGAGGTAGTCATATGTATCCTCTTCATCTACGGATTCCTTCGTGATTGATCCACAGGGGCACAATTTGGGAATCCCTTGTTGCGCATCTGCAACGAAATGGAGCATGTCGTAGTGTGCTTTGCGTGCCTTCATATCTCGCAGTTCTTCCTCCATTTCACAACCTGCGAGAAGAAATTTTTTTAAGATTTACTGGATTGTAACCATTCAAAACAGATAACCTATTATAATCAAACTAGACGAATTTCATTCAAAAAACTTGGAAGAAGAAATAATCAAACCCAGACGAAAACCCTTAATCAATTATCACCTCAATCCCGAACCTTTAATCGCGAAGAAAACACCAAACAAGTGAATCGAGAAGAAGAAAATAGCTAACCCAGACGAAAACCCTAATTCGATAAAATCCCCAATTCGATTAAAAACCCTATATCTATTTAAACCCAACAATCAAACCCTAAAAACTGATGAAATAAACATGCATCCACTCCAGAAGGAAAGAAATTGAACAAAGAGCTCGGATTTACCTTCAACAAAGACGCTCTCTTATCGCCTCTTGTATCCCCTTTCTTATTGCGTCTCGTGTTTTTTTTTTCATTTGCTCGCGAAAGTGAATGATTTTTCTAACTCTTACGAAACACAACCCTTTTCCCGAGCCAATCCTGTAGTGCCAGCACATCAAGGATTTGGTCCTTAGTTCCCTTAATTAAGGACTCATTCTTAACTTGCCGATTTTTTTTAATATTATTATAATCCCTTTAGCTTAAGGATTTATGTTAAGGATTCACTTAACAGCCCGCGTTGCGGGTGGTCTAATGCTCTTATGAGCTTTTAAAATACGTAGACATGTGTACTTGTGTAGAAATATTGATTTTAATTACTATTTTCATTGAATTGATTACACTAAGAAACACTTTTTGACTTTCTATTACATTTATAGACACTTCTTACATGTGACACACTTTGTTGTGGGCCAGCAACAGATTGTGGACAATTTTGCCCTTAATGGAAATGACACTTGTGGATGAGTGATTTGTGGACGAGTGATGCGTGGTTAGGTGATTTGTGGACGGGTGATGTGTGGATGAGTGATGAGTAATGGGTGGATATGTGATGTTAATGTGTTTATAGTAGATAACGTGGACAAACTCTCTGTTTTGATTCCATAAAACTATACAACAATACGTGGACATGGACTCATGTTATTAAAATTATATCATAAAACGTGGACACAAACTCTATTATCTCCAATACAAACGCTTGGCTTCTTCAGCTCAATTGATAAATTATCTACAGTTAAACTTCAATCAAGATGAGAAAGAGATGATATTGTGAGTATGAGAGGAGAGAAAAATCGAAGAAACGTTTACCTTTTGTCGGAGAGTACTAGATCTTGCATGTCAGAGATTTCTGATCTAAGGAATTTGCGCTTTGTCATGATGTGGATGGATGTGATTTTGATTAGAGTTGAATTTAGATCCCGAGATGATGAATGAAATCGAATGAATATTGTCCATATCCACAACTAGTTTATAATTTTGTTAAGATGTTCATGTCCACAACTAATTTATAATTCTGTTTTCCACGCTTTGGTGTCCACGTCCACATTTTGTTTACACATTAATATATATAATATATATATGAACATGGATCTTAAAAGATAGAAAATTTTATATATAGTTCATTATGATAATTATTTTTGTTTAATATATTTTAGAACTTGAGATAAAAGTAAATAAATACATAACGTAGAATAAGAAAAATAATAAAATGAAATAAGAAGATGAGAGAGTTTATCTTTAGTTTAGGGTCATAAGAATCTTTTTGACAAAAAATATGTTTTAAGTGATAAATGTCTTATAATGTAATTTGAACGTAGGAAAGTGTCGTTAAAAATTCATTTTCATTATTCTTAATGTAATTCGCGTCATTGTTTTCTCCGTTTTTTGTTTGGTAAACTTTTTGTTTGGTAAACAAACAAATGTTGGTTTCCAAGACTTGGAAGTTATCACTGATGTGTATATTTTACTTTCTATTTCCTTTTGGATTCGTGAAAATCAAAATGATAATCACTGATTAATTTGAAATGAGTTGGAGAATAATGAATAATTCTAAATACCATTTTTGACCAAATTAAATACAACATTTAATGCTATTTATGTATAATAAATTTTCAACTTTGAATAAATGAGAAAATTAGTTGAAG
It encodes:
- the LOC106315270 gene encoding glutathione S-transferase T3-like gives rise to the protein MARSPSFVNLLASQGSVDLDSLETPFFSSQCPEESSVKERRKWSVKEDIILIGAWLNTSKDSIVSNEQKAGAFWKRIVEYYNSSPLLVGTVPRELGQCKQRWARINDLVYKFAGCYDMALREQRSGQNEDDLMKQALDIFYSDQNMKFNLEHAWRELRHDVKW